From Homo sapiens chromosome 6, GRCh38.p14 Primary Assembly, the proteins below share one genomic window:
- the FBXO5 gene encoding F-box only protein 5 isoform a (isoform a is encoded by transcript variant 1) has product MSRRPCSCALRPPRCSCSASPSAVTAAGRPRPSDSCKEESSTLSVKMKCDFNCNHVHSGLKLVKPDDIGRLVSYTPAYLEGSCKDCIKDYERLSCIGSPIVSPRIVQLETESKRLHNKENQHVQQTLNSTNEIEALETSRLYEDSGYSSFSLQSGLSEHEEGSLLEENFGDSLQSCLLQIQSPDQYPNKNLLPVLHFEKVVCSTLKKNAKRNPKVDREMLKEIIARGNFRLQNIIGRKMGLECVDILSELFRRGLRHVLATILAQLSDMDLINVSKVSTTWKKILEDDKGAFQLYSKAIQRVTENNNKFSPHASTREYVMFRTPLASVQKSAAQTSLKKDAQTKLSNQGDQKGSTYSRHNEFSEVAKTLKKNESLKACIRCNSPAKYDCYLQRATCKREGCGFDYCTKCLCNYHTTKDCSDGKLLKASCKIGPLPGTKKSKKNLRRL; this is encoded by the exons GTTGTAAAGAAGAAAGTTCTACCCTTTCTGTCAAAATGAAGTGTGATTTTAATTGTAACCATGTTCATTCCGGACTTAAACTGGTAAAACCTGATGACATTGGAAGACTAGTTTCCTACACCCCTGCATATTTGGAAGGTTCCTGTAAAGACTGCATTAAAGACTATGAAAGGCTGTCATGTATTGGGTCACCGATTGTGAGCCCTAGGATTGTACAACTTGAAACTGAAAGCAAGCGCTTGCATAACAAGGAAAATCAACATGTGCAACAGACACTTAATAGTACAAATGAAATAGAAGCACTAGAGACCAGTAGACTTTATGAAGACAGTGGCTATTCCTCATTTTCTCTACAAAGTGGCCTCAGTGAACATGAAGAAGGTAGCCTCCTGGAGGAGAATTTCGGTGACAGTCTACAATCCTGCCTGCTACAAATACAAAGCCCAGACCAATATCCCAACAAAAACTTGCTGCCAgttcttcattttgaaaaagtGGTTTgttcaacattaaaaaagaatgcaaaacgAAATCCTAAAGTAGATCGGGAGATGCTGAAGGAAATTATAGCCAGAGGAAATTTTAGACTGCAGAATATAATTGGCAGAAAAATGGGCCTAGAATGTGTAGATATTCTCAGCGAACTCTTTCGAAGGGGACTCAGACATGTCTTAGCAACTATTTTAGCACAACTCAGTGACATGGACTTAATCAA TGTGTCTAAAGTGAGCACAACTTGGAAGAAGATCCTAGAAGATGATAAGGGGGCATTCCAGTTGTACAGTAAAGCAATACAAAGAGTTACC gaaaacaacaataaattTTCACCTCATGCTTCAACCAGAGAATATGTTATGTTCAGAACCCCACTGGCTTCTGTTCAGAAATCAGCAGCCCAGACTTCTCTCAAAAAAGATGCTCAAACCAAGTTATCCAATCAAGGTGATCAGAAAGGTTCTACTTATAGTCGACACAATGAATTCTCTGAG gttgcCAAGACATTGAAAAAgaacgaaagcctcaaagcctGTATTCGCTGTAATTCACCTGCAAAATATGATTGCTATTTACAACGGGCAACCTGCAAACGAGAAGGCTGTGGATTTGATTATTGTACGAAGTGTCTCTGTAATTATCATACTACTAAAGACTGTTCAGATGGCAAGCTCCTCAAAGCCAGTTGTAAAATAGGTCCCCTGCCTggtacaaagaaaagcaaaaagaatttaCGAAGATTGTGA
- the FBXO5 gene encoding F-box only protein 5 isoform b (isoform b is encoded by transcript variant 2), giving the protein MKCDFNCNHVHSGLKLVKPDDIGRLVSYTPAYLEGSCKDCIKDYERLSCIGSPIVSPRIVQLETESKRLHNKENQHVQQTLNSTNEIEALETSRLYEDSGYSSFSLQSGLSEHEEGSLLEENFGDSLQSCLLQIQSPDQYPNKNLLPVLHFEKVVCSTLKKNAKRNPKVDREMLKEIIARGNFRLQNIIGRKMGLECVDILSELFRRGLRHVLATILAQLSDMDLINVSKVSTTWKKILEDDKGAFQLYSKAIQRVTENNNKFSPHASTREYVMFRTPLASVQKSAAQTSLKKDAQTKLSNQGDQKGSTYSRHNEFSEVAKTLKKNESLKACIRCNSPAKYDCYLQRATCKREGCGFDYCTKCLCNYHTTKDCSDGKLLKASCKIGPLPGTKKSKKNLRRL; this is encoded by the exons ATGAAGTGTGATTTTAATTGTAACCATGTTCATTCCGGACTTAAACTGGTAAAACCTGATGACATTGGAAGACTAGTTTCCTACACCCCTGCATATTTGGAAGGTTCCTGTAAAGACTGCATTAAAGACTATGAAAGGCTGTCATGTATTGGGTCACCGATTGTGAGCCCTAGGATTGTACAACTTGAAACTGAAAGCAAGCGCTTGCATAACAAGGAAAATCAACATGTGCAACAGACACTTAATAGTACAAATGAAATAGAAGCACTAGAGACCAGTAGACTTTATGAAGACAGTGGCTATTCCTCATTTTCTCTACAAAGTGGCCTCAGTGAACATGAAGAAGGTAGCCTCCTGGAGGAGAATTTCGGTGACAGTCTACAATCCTGCCTGCTACAAATACAAAGCCCAGACCAATATCCCAACAAAAACTTGCTGCCAgttcttcattttgaaaaagtGGTTTgttcaacattaaaaaagaatgcaaaacgAAATCCTAAAGTAGATCGGGAGATGCTGAAGGAAATTATAGCCAGAGGAAATTTTAGACTGCAGAATATAATTGGCAGAAAAATGGGCCTAGAATGTGTAGATATTCTCAGCGAACTCTTTCGAAGGGGACTCAGACATGTCTTAGCAACTATTTTAGCACAACTCAGTGACATGGACTTAATCAA TGTGTCTAAAGTGAGCACAACTTGGAAGAAGATCCTAGAAGATGATAAGGGGGCATTCCAGTTGTACAGTAAAGCAATACAAAGAGTTACC gaaaacaacaataaattTTCACCTCATGCTTCAACCAGAGAATATGTTATGTTCAGAACCCCACTGGCTTCTGTTCAGAAATCAGCAGCCCAGACTTCTCTCAAAAAAGATGCTCAAACCAAGTTATCCAATCAAGGTGATCAGAAAGGTTCTACTTATAGTCGACACAATGAATTCTCTGAG gttgcCAAGACATTGAAAAAgaacgaaagcctcaaagcctGTATTCGCTGTAATTCACCTGCAAAATATGATTGCTATTTACAACGGGCAACCTGCAAACGAGAAGGCTGTGGATTTGATTATTGTACGAAGTGTCTCTGTAATTATCATACTACTAAAGACTGTTCAGATGGCAAGCTCCTCAAAGCCAGTTGTAAAATAGGTCCCCTGCCTggtacaaagaaaagcaaaaagaatttaCGAAGATTGTGA